The following is a genomic window from Bacteroidales bacterium.
TTCCTGTTTTATATCTGTTTACTCTTCTCTGCCGACTCCCACATTATGAGCCTGTGTTCAAATATCATTCTGTTTTTTTATCAGAACAATCTGACAATAAGTAAAATTAACAGAAAACTAAGTAATATTCAAAAGTAATACATTGTTTATGCATCCGGGTTCAATTTTTATACGATTGCTGTATTCTAAAAATGTTTACTTTTATATTGTTTAAAAGCATTCAGCATTCTGTTTTAATTCAGTATAAAATTGGTAAAACCTCATAATTCCTGCGGTATGATAATACAAGATATTGTTCTGAACACGTGCAGAAAACTTATCATATTTACATTAGCTTTATTTGTCATCTCACTCACAAACGGCTGCGAAAAAGTCAATGCTGAAGCAAATGACCCTTATATTGGAACAAATCCGGATACCCTTAAAGGACTAAAAGACTATTATAAAGCTTTCTTCCCTGTAGGAGTTGCAGTAGAACCGTCTTCACTAACAGGCACTTCTTCTGATCTTATACTGAAGCATTTCAATAGCATCACAGCTGAAAATGTGATGAAACCTTCATCGATACATCCTGCGGAAAACAGGTATTTCTGGGATAATGCAGACCTGATTGTGAATTATGCGAAGGCAAACGGAATGATGGTAAGGGGACATACTTTGTTGTGGCATAAACAGGTTCCTGCCTGGATGTTCAGAGATGCAGCCGGAGACACAGTTTCAAAAGAGGTTCTGCTTGCAAGGCTAAAAGAGCATATAACTCAGGTTGTATCAAGATATAAGGGGAAGGTATATGCATGGGACGTTGTTAATGAAGTTCTTGATGATAAAGATTCCAAGTTCTACAGAGAAACTCAATGGTACAAAATATGCGGGGAAGAATATATTGCAAAAGCATTTCAGTGGGCACATGAAGCTGATCCGGATGCCCTTCTTTTTTATAACGATTACAACACTGAATTTGCGGGAAGAAGGGATAAGGTATATAAACTTGTAAAACAGCTGCTTGATGCCGGGGTTCCGATTCATGGAATAGGTCTACAGGGACACTGGAATATTAATAATCCCTCGGAACAGGATCTCAGGAGTGCAATTGAGAAGTACTCATCACTGGGATTGAAGATTCAGATAACAGAACTTGATGTATCCGTCTATTCTTCATCTGAAAGGAATCCTGCAGATAATGTATTTACCACAGAAAGAGAACAGAAACAACTCGAAAAATATAAGATGATTTTCAGGGTTTTCCGGGAGTATAACAATGTGATTACAGGTGTTACATTCTGGAATTTGTCTGACAAACACAGCTGGCTGGATAATTCCCCCGTGGCAGGAAGAAAGAACTATCCGCTGCTCTTCGATCAGAACCTGAAACCAAAAAAAGCTTACTGGGAAGTTGTAAAGTTTTAATTTCATATTCCCTCTGTGTCTCTCTGTGCCTCCTCTGTGTCTCTCTGTGTCAGTTCTTTTTTGTTACACAGAGAAAATCCGGAGGAGGCACAGAGTTACACAGAGAAAACAAAAACAAGATGCGTAAATTATTGTTATTCATACTTTTATCAATACTGCCATTGATATTTATCAATGGGCAAGACAACTCTGGAAATGAGACATTTATCTCGACTGCAAAAGGGAAAAAGAATTTTGCAATATCTGCAGAGGGTAAGTCTACACCTCTGTTAATCAGCTCAAAAGAGTGGCCGGGGGTAATCAGGGCTTTCAAAGACCTTCAGTCTGACATTGGTAAAGTTACCTCAATAGCTCCTGAATTGCTTACTGATGAGTATTCCGGTAACAAAATGATAATTATAGCCGGTACTATTGGAAAAAGTCCGCTTATAGATAAGCTCGTGAGTGATAAAAAACTTGATGTCAATAGTGTAGCTGGTAACTGGGAAACATTTGTTATACAGGTTGTTAAGAAACCATTTAAAGGTGTTAAAAGAGCCCTTGTTATTGCAGGAAGCGATAAACGCGGAACTATATATGGCATTTATGAAGTTTCCAAACAGATTGGCGTCTCGCCCTGGTACTGGTGGGCTGATGTTCCGGTAATAAAGAAGAATGCACTTTATACCCTGCCGGGAAGATTTGTACAAGGTTCCCCTTCGGTAAAATACAGGGGAATATTTCTTAATGACGAGGCTCCTGATCTGACAAACTGGGTGAGGGAAAAATATGGAAGTGTGCCTGTTGGAACAAATCCTCCCATGCCCAGAGGAGTTGTCAACTACGGAAAGGAATTTTATACAAAGCTTTTTGAACTTATTCTGAGACTGAAGGGAAACTACCTGTGGCCCGCAATGTGGAATAATGCATTCAACGAGGATGATCCTGATAATCCGCGACTGGCCGACGAATACGGGATAGTAATGGGAAACTCACACCAGGAACCGATGCTAAGGGCACAAAAAGAGTGGGACCGTCGCTATCAGAAAACCATTGGTACCTGGAACTATGCCAAACATCCTGATATTCTGGAGGCTTTCTGGCGCGAAGGCATAAAAAGAAATAAAGATTATGAGAGCATAGTAACGATTGGATTAAGAGGCGCTAACGACACAGAAATGGCACCGGGCGGACCGCCGGCTAACATGACAATGCTTGAAAAAATTGTTGGTGTACAAAGAAAAATACTTACTGAAGAGATCAACCCTGATATAACCAAAATACCTCAGTTATGGTGCCTGTACAAGGAAGTGCAGGATTACTATAACGCCGGAATGAGGGTCCCTGAAGATGTGACTCTTCTCTGGGCTGAAGATAACTGGGGGAACATTCGCCGGCTACCAACAGCGGAGGAAAGGAAAAGAAGCGGAGGCGCAGGAATCTATTATCACTTCGACTATCATGGAGGTCCAAGAAGCTACCAGTGGCTGAACACCAGCCCTATAGCCAAGATCTGGGACCAGATGTCGCTGGCAAAACAGTACGGAGCCGACAGGATCTGGATAGTTAATGTCGGACACTTCAAAGGTTATGAGTTACCGATAGAATATTTTCTCGATCTGGCATGGAATACTGATAAACACACAAATAACAATATAAATGAGTTCACTCAGGAATGGGCCGGGGAGCAATTTGGAGATGAATACTCAGAAGAGATAGCAGAATTTCTTTCTGCTTATACAAAATTTAATGGCCGGCGTAAACCGGAGCTACTGTCGCCAACAACTTACAGTCAGACTAATTACAATGAAGCGGAAAGGGTAGTTGATGATTATAAAGCACTTGCAAGAAAAGCTTCTGATCTTTTCAATAAGATCCCGTCTGAGATGCAGGATGCATTTTATCAGCTTGTACTATTTCCAGTCAGAGCCTGTGCTATAGTAAATGAGTTATATCTGGCGGCCGGAAAAAATGATCTCTACTCAAGACAGGGAAGAGCAAGTACAGTAGCCCTGGCAGCCCAAACGCGAAGACTATTTGAAGCCGATACAAGTCTGATGGCATATTATAACCGCGAATTTGCCGATGGCAGATGGGCTCACTTTATGGATCAGTCTCATCTTGGATATACAAGCTGGGTAGATCCTCCAACGAATAGCCTGCGGGCAATAAAACTTAAAGAACCGGTAATACCAAAAACTGCCTCGATGGGAGTATCAGTGGAGGGATCTGAAGCTGTATGGCCAGGTGCTAAAACAAGTCCCGAATTGCCTCCTTTTGATATATTCAATAAACAAAAACATTATATCGACATCTTTAATAAAGGAAAAACAGAATTTGAGTTCAGTGCCACCTCTGCTGAACCATGGATTATAATTAGCAAATATAAAGGCCCGTTTGGATTTGATGAACGGCTATGGATATCAGTCAATTGGGAGACAGTTCCAAAAGGCAGAAACACCGGAACAATAAAAATCTCAGGTACAGGAAAAGAGGTATCTGTTAGGATCAATGCTTTTAATCCGGATGAGATAACTCCTGAAACTCTTCAGGGTTTTGTTGAGGGGGAGGGAGTTGTTTCAATTGAGGCGGAACACTATACAAAGCTCAACAATGCCGGTGAACGGAAGTGGACTGTAATTGAAGATTACGGACACACTCTGTCTGCTATGAGGGCTGAAGGTCCGGTTGAGGCTGCTCCCGCTGTTCCCGGAAACGATTCTCCATGCCTGGAATATCAGATATATTTCTTTAATACCGGTACATTTGATATAACTTCAATCTTCTCCCCTACGCTTAATTTTATGGCCGGAAGGGCGATGCAATATGCGATCTCTTTCGATAATGAAACACCTCAGGTAATTACACTCGTTCCTGAAAAATATAATGCCCAGAACCGGAATACCGACTGGGAGAAAACAGTTAGTGATAATGCCAGATTCAGTCAGTCAAAACATATAATAAACAACCCCGGTTACCATACCCTCAAAATTTTTATGGTCGATCCTGGTGTAGTATTGCAGAAAATTATCGTAAATTCCGGTGGTTTAAAACCAAGCTATCTCGGTCCGCCTGAAAGCTTCTACAAACCACTTAGCAGTAAAATATAATTGTATCACTTTAAATATCAAAGAGATGAAAAAAGAGACAAAGAATATTTCCAGAAGAAAATTCATCGATAATTCGGTAAAGGCAACTCTCCTGTCGTCAGTTGCATTTGGCGGATTTCCTACAATTATCCCTTCAAGTGTCATCGGGAAAAACCCGCCGAGTGACAAAATTAACATAGGACAGATTGGATTTGGCAGGATAGCCAGTAGTCACGATCTGACAGAAACACTTCCTTATGATGTTGCACGGGTAGTTGCGGTAGCTGACTGGGATTCGAACAGGGTGGCGAAAGGGAAACAGTATATTGAGAATTTTTATACAAAAAAAACAGGTAGTCCCGGTTATGTTGACGTTAAAACATACGAAGATTATCACGAAATAATAGCCGATAAAAGCATAGATGCAGTAATCATATCCACTCCTGACCACTGGCATTCCCAACCGGCTATTGAGGCTGCTCTTGCAGGCAAAGATATATATGTACAGAAACCCACTTCACTTACTATTAAAGAAGGACAACTTCTAAGGGATGTGGTACTCAGGAAAAAAGTCATTCTCCAGGTCGGTACGCAGCAGCGTGCAATGCCTCAGTTCAGAATTGCAGCAGAACTTGTGAGAAACGGAAGGATTGGTAAGCTTCATACAGTTAAAATAGGTCTGCCCGGCGACCCACCGGGTCCGGTAACTACAGAAATGCCAATACCAAAAAACCTTAATTACAAGGCATGGCTGGGATCAACTCCTGAGGTCTACTATACAGAAACCCGTGTACATCCTCAGAATAGTCTGACTGACAGACCGGGATGGCTAAGATGCGAACAGTTCGGAGCAGGTATGATAACTGGCTGGGGACAGCACCACTTCGATTCAGCTGCATGGGGTATGGATACAGAATTAACCGGACCGATTTCTATTGAAGCTGTTGCTGAATTTCCTAAATCAGGTATGTGGGATGTTCATGGTGACTTCATGGCAAAAGCAGAATATAAAAATGGCATCACAATGTACACAAGCGGAGGCTATCCGAATGGCATCAGGTACGAAGGTACAGAAGGCTGGATTTTTGTTACACGCGGTAACTATACAGCTTCTGCAAGCGATCCTGTTGTTGCAGGAAGAAACGCAAGATCACTAACTGCAAGCGATCCAAAAATCCTTACATCAGAAATAAAGGAGAATGAGATTCATCTTTATAAGATTGACAATCAGCACGGGAACTGGCTCGATTGTATAAAATCGAGAAAAGAGCCAATATCACCTGTCGAATTAGGCCATCGCGCATGTACAATATGCCTAATAACTCATACTGCTATGAAACTTGGAAGAAAACTTCCATGGGATCCTATTGCTGAAAAATTCGGCAATGATGCTGAAGCCAATAAGACTCTGTCGCGCCCGCAAAGGGCTCCTTACGGAACCGATTATATTAAAATGTAACTTGCTGAATAATAAGATTATGAAAAGGCTTTTTTTCTGGACACTGGTTATTGCCGGTCTGATGATTGTTTTACCAATATCGGCAGCTAAAATTACAGCCGAGAAGGTTGGCTCAAAAATTAATGTAACGATAGGGAATAAATATTTCACCAGTTACATCTTTTCAAACGATGAAAAATATCCTTTTTTCTATCCTGTGAACGGTCCTGTTTCAGGGGGTTCTGTAACATCTATGCGTAACGGTGAATACCCTCATCACAGCTCTCTGTTTTTTGGCTGCGATCTGGTAAATGGTGGAAACTACTGGCAGGAAGGACTTGAACGGGGAAGAATAATCTCAGTCAATGCACAGATTCAAAAGCAGGGT
Proteins encoded in this region:
- a CDS encoding endo-1,4-beta-xylanase, which produces MIIQDIVLNTCRKLIIFTLALFVISLTNGCEKVNAEANDPYIGTNPDTLKGLKDYYKAFFPVGVAVEPSSLTGTSSDLILKHFNSITAENVMKPSSIHPAENRYFWDNADLIVNYAKANGMMVRGHTLLWHKQVPAWMFRDAAGDTVSKEVLLARLKEHITQVVSRYKGKVYAWDVVNEVLDDKDSKFYRETQWYKICGEEYIAKAFQWAHEADPDALLFYNDYNTEFAGRRDKVYKLVKQLLDAGVPIHGIGLQGHWNINNPSEQDLRSAIEKYSSLGLKIQITELDVSVYSSSERNPADNVFTTEREQKQLEKYKMIFRVFREYNNVITGVTFWNLSDKHSWLDNSPVAGRKNYPLLFDQNLKPKKAYWEVVKF
- a CDS encoding glycosyl hydrolase 115 family protein, which codes for MRKLLLFILLSILPLIFINGQDNSGNETFISTAKGKKNFAISAEGKSTPLLISSKEWPGVIRAFKDLQSDIGKVTSIAPELLTDEYSGNKMIIIAGTIGKSPLIDKLVSDKKLDVNSVAGNWETFVIQVVKKPFKGVKRALVIAGSDKRGTIYGIYEVSKQIGVSPWYWWADVPVIKKNALYTLPGRFVQGSPSVKYRGIFLNDEAPDLTNWVREKYGSVPVGTNPPMPRGVVNYGKEFYTKLFELILRLKGNYLWPAMWNNAFNEDDPDNPRLADEYGIVMGNSHQEPMLRAQKEWDRRYQKTIGTWNYAKHPDILEAFWREGIKRNKDYESIVTIGLRGANDTEMAPGGPPANMTMLEKIVGVQRKILTEEINPDITKIPQLWCLYKEVQDYYNAGMRVPEDVTLLWAEDNWGNIRRLPTAEERKRSGGAGIYYHFDYHGGPRSYQWLNTSPIAKIWDQMSLAKQYGADRIWIVNVGHFKGYELPIEYFLDLAWNTDKHTNNNINEFTQEWAGEQFGDEYSEEIAEFLSAYTKFNGRRKPELLSPTTYSQTNYNEAERVVDDYKALARKASDLFNKIPSEMQDAFYQLVLFPVRACAIVNELYLAAGKNDLYSRQGRASTVALAAQTRRLFEADTSLMAYYNREFADGRWAHFMDQSHLGYTSWVDPPTNSLRAIKLKEPVIPKTASMGVSVEGSEAVWPGAKTSPELPPFDIFNKQKHYIDIFNKGKTEFEFSATSAEPWIIISKYKGPFGFDERLWISVNWETVPKGRNTGTIKISGTGKEVSVRINAFNPDEITPETLQGFVEGEGVVSIEAEHYTKLNNAGERKWTVIEDYGHTLSAMRAEGPVEAAPAVPGNDSPCLEYQIYFFNTGTFDITSIFSPTLNFMAGRAMQYAISFDNETPQVITLVPEKYNAQNRNTDWEKTVSDNARFSQSKHIINNPGYHTLKIFMVDPGVVLQKIIVNSGGLKPSYLGPPESFYKPLSSKI
- a CDS encoding Gfo/Idh/MocA family oxidoreductase, whose product is MKKETKNISRRKFIDNSVKATLLSSVAFGGFPTIIPSSVIGKNPPSDKINIGQIGFGRIASSHDLTETLPYDVARVVAVADWDSNRVAKGKQYIENFYTKKTGSPGYVDVKTYEDYHEIIADKSIDAVIISTPDHWHSQPAIEAALAGKDIYVQKPTSLTIKEGQLLRDVVLRKKVILQVGTQQRAMPQFRIAAELVRNGRIGKLHTVKIGLPGDPPGPVTTEMPIPKNLNYKAWLGSTPEVYYTETRVHPQNSLTDRPGWLRCEQFGAGMITGWGQHHFDSAAWGMDTELTGPISIEAVAEFPKSGMWDVHGDFMAKAEYKNGITMYTSGGYPNGIRYEGTEGWIFVTRGNYTASASDPVVAGRNARSLTASDPKILTSEIKENEIHLYKIDNQHGNWLDCIKSRKEPISPVELGHRACTICLITHTAMKLGRKLPWDPIAEKFGNDAEANKTLSRPQRAPYGTDYIKM